One Massilia sp. 9096 genomic window carries:
- a CDS encoding sulfite exporter TauE/SafE family protein, giving the protein MSITYILSGFAVGLLVGMTGVGGGSLMTPLLTLLFGVAPSVAVGTDLAFASLTKSAGTLTHRARGTVQWTVVGRLCAGALPAALVATLALHHFGPLNAAIGGIIRYSIASSVLLTVVAILFRKRMLGWVHKHPERQLQGRALTAATVLAGAVLGTLVTISSIGAGAIGATLLVMLYPKLSPAEIAGTDIAYAVPLTAIAAFGHWWLGSINWMLLVTLLIGSVPGITLGSWAARAVPEGFLRGVLAMTLAGVAYKMIA; this is encoded by the coding sequence ATGTCGATTACATATATTCTGTCGGGATTCGCCGTTGGCCTGCTGGTCGGCATGACCGGGGTCGGCGGCGGGTCGCTGATGACGCCGCTGCTGACCTTGCTGTTCGGGGTCGCGCCGTCGGTCGCGGTCGGCACCGATCTCGCGTTCGCTTCGCTCACCAAGAGCGCCGGCACGCTCACGCACCGCGCGCGCGGGACCGTGCAATGGACAGTCGTCGGCCGCCTGTGCGCGGGCGCATTGCCGGCTGCGCTCGTCGCCACGCTGGCGCTGCATCATTTCGGCCCCCTGAACGCCGCCATCGGCGGCATCATCCGTTATTCCATCGCCAGTTCCGTGCTGCTGACCGTGGTCGCGATCCTGTTCCGCAAGCGCATGCTGGGCTGGGTGCACAAGCATCCGGAACGCCAGCTGCAGGGCAGGGCGCTGACCGCCGCCACCGTGCTGGCCGGCGCCGTGCTCGGCACCCTGGTCACGATTTCCTCGATCGGCGCCGGCGCGATCGGCGCGACGCTGCTGGTCATGCTGTATCCCAAGCTCAGCCCCGCCGAAATCGCCGGCACCGACATCGCCTATGCCGTGCCGCTGACCGCGATCGCCGCCTTTGGCCACTGGTGGCTCGGCTCGATCAACTGGATGCTGCTGGTGACCTTGCTGATCGGCTCGGTGCCGGGCATCACGCTCGGTTCCTGGGCCGCGCGCGCCGTGCCCGAGGGTTTTCTGCGCGGCGTGCTGGCGATGACGCTGGCCGGCGTCGCCTACAAGATGATCGCTTGA
- a CDS encoding diacylglycerol kinase yields the protein MDQASSEFKSKGGLKRIASALRYSIDGFLHAWRNEHAFRQELMVALPAAVVALLLKISAFEKLALILVLGLVLLVELINASIEAVVDRVSLERHPLSKAAKDLGSAAVALAIAMAASTWAVVLYNRFF from the coding sequence ATGGATCAAGCCAGCAGCGAATTCAAAAGCAAGGGTGGACTCAAGCGCATCGCCAGCGCGTTGCGCTATTCGATCGACGGGTTTCTTCATGCCTGGCGCAACGAGCACGCGTTCCGCCAGGAACTGATGGTGGCGCTGCCGGCGGCGGTGGTGGCCTTGCTGCTGAAGATATCGGCCTTCGAGAAGCTGGCCTTGATCCTGGTCCTCGGGCTGGTGCTGCTGGTCGAGCTGATCAACGCGTCGATCGAAGCCGTGGTCGACCGCGTCTCGCTGGAGCGCCATCCGCTGTCCAAGGCCGCCAAGGACCTGGGCAGCGCGGCGGTGGCCCTGGCGATCGCGATGGCGGCTTCGACCTGGGCCGTCGTCCTGTACAACCGGTTTTTCTAA
- a CDS encoding IclR family transcriptional regulator, producing the protein MKMETPEPAKTSIQVIERMVALLDALASYPDPVSLKELSKVSGLHPSTAHRILNDMVVTRFVDRVEPGTYRLGMRLLELGNVVKSRLSVREAAVDLMRALHNKTKQTVNLSVRQGDEIVYIDRAFSERSGMQVVRAIGGRGPLHLTSTGKLFLSVDEPKAIRAYATRTGLAGHNKNSITDLARLERELSLVRARGYARDNEELELGVRCMAAGIHDDSGKLVAGLSISAPADRLQDEWLEDLVGTAVQISATLGHRPLSGA; encoded by the coding sequence ATGAAAATGGAAACTCCCGAACCGGCGAAAACTTCCATCCAGGTGATCGAACGCATGGTCGCCTTGCTGGATGCCCTGGCCAGTTATCCGGACCCGGTCAGCCTCAAGGAATTGTCGAAGGTATCCGGGCTGCACCCCTCGACGGCGCACCGGATCCTGAACGACATGGTGGTCACGCGCTTCGTCGACCGCGTCGAGCCCGGCACTTACCGTCTCGGCATGCGCCTGCTGGAACTGGGCAATGTGGTCAAGAGCCGGCTGTCGGTGCGCGAAGCGGCGGTCGACCTCATGCGTGCACTGCACAACAAGACCAAGCAGACGGTCAACCTGTCGGTCCGCCAGGGCGACGAGATCGTCTACATCGACCGCGCCTTTTCCGAGCGCTCGGGGATGCAGGTGGTGCGCGCGATCGGCGGGCGCGGTCCGCTGCACCTGACCTCGACCGGCAAGCTGTTCCTGTCGGTCGACGAACCGAAGGCGATCCGCGCCTACGCCACCCGCACCGGGCTGGCCGGCCACAACAAGAATTCGATCACGGACCTGGCGCGCCTGGAGCGCGAGCTGTCGCTGGTGCGCGCGCGCGGGTATGCGCGCGACAACGAGGAACTGGAACTGGGCGTGCGCTGCATGGCGGCCGGCATCCATGACGACAGCGGCAAGCTGGTGGCCGGCCTGTCGATCTCGGCGCCGGCCGATCGCCTGCAGGACGAATGGCTGGAGGACCTGGTCGGCACTGCGGTGCAGATCTCGGCGACGCTGGGGCATCGGCCGCTGTCGGGAGCTTGA
- a CDS encoding peroxiredoxin, which translates to MTLRLGDTAPDFEQDSSTGRLRFYDWAGDSWVVLFSHPADFTPVCTTELGLTAKLKPEFDKRNVKAIALSVDPADKHKEWIKDIEETQQTVVGFPIIADADKTVSELYDMIHPNQSATATVRSLFVIDPAKKVRLMITYPMSTGRNFDEVLRVIDALQLSDGYTVATPGNWKDGDDVIIPLSVQDPAQLQQKFPKGYTAPRPYLRLTPQPNK; encoded by the coding sequence ATGACTTTACGCCTGGGCGACACCGCGCCGGACTTCGAGCAGGATTCGAGCACCGGCCGCCTCCGCTTCTACGACTGGGCCGGCGACTCGTGGGTGGTGCTGTTCTCGCACCCGGCCGACTTCACGCCGGTGTGCACGACCGAGCTGGGCCTGACCGCCAAGCTCAAGCCGGAATTCGACAAGCGCAACGTCAAGGCGATCGCGCTGTCGGTCGATCCGGCCGACAAGCACAAGGAATGGATCAAGGACATCGAAGAGACCCAGCAGACCGTGGTCGGCTTCCCGATCATCGCCGATGCCGATAAAACGGTGTCCGAGCTGTACGACATGATCCACCCGAACCAGTCGGCCACTGCCACCGTGCGCTCGCTGTTCGTGATCGACCCGGCCAAGAAAGTGCGCCTGATGATCACCTACCCGATGAGCACCGGCCGCAACTTCGACGAAGTGCTGCGCGTGATCGACGCGCTGCAGCTGAGCGACGGCTACACGGTCGCGACGCCGGGCAACTGGAAGGATGGCGACGACGTCATCATCCCCTTGAGCGTGCAGGACCCGGCCCAGCTGCAGCAGAAATTCCCGAAGGGTTATACGGCGCCGCGTCCCTACCTGCGCCTGACGCCGCAGCCGAACAAGTAA
- the cysT gene encoding sulfate ABC transporter permease subunit CysT encodes MNIFTSRSSANRVIPGFGLSLGFTIFYLALIVLIPLSAIFLKTFTMHWDAFWSAVTSERVMASYRLSFGAALIGAALNVVFGGIVAWVLVRYQFPGKRIVDALVDLPFALPTAVAGITLTSLYSGNGWIGKYLEPLGIKVAFTPLGVVVALTFIGLPFVVRTVQPVLEDAERELEEAAASLGASPWQTFRRVILPGITPALLTGFALAFARATGEYGSVVFIAGNMPMVSEITPLFIITKLEQYDYTGATAIAVVMLVASFILLLAINLLQAWSRKRAGK; translated from the coding sequence ATGAACATATTCACAAGCCGCAGCAGCGCCAACCGGGTGATCCCCGGTTTCGGGCTCTCGCTCGGCTTCACGATCTTCTATCTCGCGCTGATCGTCCTGATCCCCTTGTCGGCGATCTTCCTCAAGACCTTCACGATGCACTGGGACGCGTTCTGGAGCGCCGTCACCTCGGAGCGCGTGATGGCCTCGTATCGCCTGAGCTTCGGCGCGGCCCTGATCGGCGCGGCGCTGAACGTGGTGTTCGGCGGCATCGTCGCCTGGGTACTGGTGCGCTACCAGTTTCCCGGCAAGCGCATCGTCGACGCCCTGGTCGACCTGCCGTTCGCGCTGCCGACCGCCGTGGCCGGCATCACGCTGACCTCGCTGTACTCCGGCAATGGCTGGATCGGCAAATACCTGGAACCGCTCGGCATCAAGGTCGCCTTCACCCCGCTCGGCGTGGTGGTGGCGCTGACCTTCATCGGCTTGCCGTTCGTGGTGCGCACCGTGCAGCCGGTGCTGGAAGACGCCGAGCGCGAGCTCGAGGAAGCCGCCGCCAGCCTGGGCGCCAGCCCGTGGCAAACCTTCCGCCGCGTGATCCTGCCCGGCATCACGCCGGCGCTGCTGACCGGCTTCGCGCTGGCCTTCGCGCGCGCGACCGGCGAATACGGCTCGGTCGTCTTCATCGCCGGCAACATGCCGATGGTGTCCGAGATCACGCCGTTGTTCATCATCACCAAGCTCGAACAGTACGACTACACCGGCGCCACCGCGATCGCCGTGGTGATGCTGGTCGCCTCTTTCATCCTGCTGCTGGCGATCAACCTGCTGCAAGCCTGGTCGCGCAAGCGCGCCGGCAAATAA